The proteins below are encoded in one region of Brassica napus cultivar Da-Ae chromosome A6, Da-Ae, whole genome shotgun sequence:
- the LOC125610315 gene encoding uncharacterized protein LOC125610315 isoform X1, translating into MTTNYASLLYLFVLRSASRGSRSKGDSPCVADLPSPSSQELSVCVNYKKVCLVLLRDYISKIRHEFDLAKQRFLNTSKALIICLRCNPQDGVKTVEVRCFEAEYDRLQQRGSLVIINHLMFEVMEMHKYSSFYELLKAKSPENVFPGTNTLEDCMQMFKKWCDVHDQEKKNNGVFAIHLSKSVSQPCAALSHILSGLSYTAVQSLLGLSHTIGSIRFYSLPLCFHINQSLANYSYDLIYDLSKQTLLMSKIESY; encoded by the exons ATGACGACGAACTACGCCTCTCTCCTCTATCTCTTCGTCTTACGG AGTGCTTCTCGCGGCTCCAGATCGAAAGGCGACTCCCCTTGCGTAGCTGACCTTCCGTCTCCTTCGTCGCAAGAACTCA GCGTATGCGTCAACTATAAAAAGGTATGCTTGGTTCTTCTCAGAGACTACATCTCAAAGATCCGTCACGAGTTTGATCTGGCGAAACAGAGGTTCCTCAATACCTCTAAAGCTCTAATTATATGCCTAAGATGCAATCCTCAAG ATGGCGTCAAAACAGTTGAGGTAAGGTGTTTTGAAGCGGAGTATGATAG ACTTCAACAGAGAGGCTCTCTGGTTATTATAAATCATCTCATGTTTGAAGTTATG GAAATGCACAAGTATTCATCTTTTTACGAGCTGTTAAAAGCCAAGAGTCCTGAGAATGTCTTCCCTGGCACTAATACACTTGAAGACT GTATGCAAATGTTCAAGAAGTGGTGTGATGTTCATGatcaagagaagaagaacaatggTGTTTTCGCAATCCATCTTAGTAAATCagtttctcagccttgtgcagCTTTGTCTCACATACTCTCT GGCTTGAGTTACACGGCTGTGCAAAGCCTTCTGGGTCTTTCTCACACCATTGGGTCCATTCGGTTCTACTCTCTTCCTTTATGCTTCCATATAAACCAAAG cCTCGCAAATTATTCCTATGATTTGATATATGATCTTTCCAAGCAGACACTGTTAATGAG CAAGATCGAGAGCTACTGA
- the LOC125610315 gene encoding uncharacterized protein LOC125610315 isoform X2 — protein MTTNYASLLYLFVLRSASRGSRSKGDSPCVADLPSPSSQELSVCVNYKKVCLVLLRDYISKIRHEFDLAKQRFLNTSKALIICLRCNPQDGVKTVEVRCFEAEYDRLQQRGSLVIINHLMFEVMEMHKYSSFYELLKAKSPENVFPGTNTLEDCMQMFKKWCDVHDQEKKNNGVFAIHLSKSVSQPCAALSHILSGLSYTAVQSLLGLSHTIGSIRFYSLPLCFHINQSKIESY, from the exons ATGACGACGAACTACGCCTCTCTCCTCTATCTCTTCGTCTTACGG AGTGCTTCTCGCGGCTCCAGATCGAAAGGCGACTCCCCTTGCGTAGCTGACCTTCCGTCTCCTTCGTCGCAAGAACTCA GCGTATGCGTCAACTATAAAAAGGTATGCTTGGTTCTTCTCAGAGACTACATCTCAAAGATCCGTCACGAGTTTGATCTGGCGAAACAGAGGTTCCTCAATACCTCTAAAGCTCTAATTATATGCCTAAGATGCAATCCTCAAG ATGGCGTCAAAACAGTTGAGGTAAGGTGTTTTGAAGCGGAGTATGATAG ACTTCAACAGAGAGGCTCTCTGGTTATTATAAATCATCTCATGTTTGAAGTTATG GAAATGCACAAGTATTCATCTTTTTACGAGCTGTTAAAAGCCAAGAGTCCTGAGAATGTCTTCCCTGGCACTAATACACTTGAAGACT GTATGCAAATGTTCAAGAAGTGGTGTGATGTTCATGatcaagagaagaagaacaatggTGTTTTCGCAATCCATCTTAGTAAATCagtttctcagccttgtgcagCTTTGTCTCACATACTCTCT GGCTTGAGTTACACGGCTGTGCAAAGCCTTCTGGGTCTTTCTCACACCATTGGGTCCATTCGGTTCTACTCTCTTCCTTTATGCTTCCATATAAACCAAAG CAAGATCGAGAGCTACTGA
- the LOC106365238 gene encoding uncharacterized protein LOC106365238, with protein MANKATFHLLMIFCLTLSQFFFFFPTNASRFGSLMERPDQVFLPQQDTILDVKKDVEERVTMDLNDYPGSGANNRHLPRGRGCIDC; from the exons ATGGCCAACAAAGCTACCTTCCATCTACTCATGATCTTCTGCTTAACTCTAtctcagttttttttcttcttccctACCAATGCTTCGA GATTTGGGAGTTTGATGGAGAGGCCTGATCAAGTTTTCCTACCTCAACAAGATACAATACTG GACGTGAAGAAGGACGTAGAGGAAAGGGTGACGATGGACTTAAATGATTATCCAGGCTCCGGTGCCAACAACCGGCACTTGCCACGTGGAAGAGGATGCATCGATTGCTGA
- the LOC106451164 gene encoding cyclic dof factor 3-like (The RefSeq protein has 10 substitutions, 3 non-frameshifting indels compared to this genomic sequence), protein MMMESRDPAIKLFGMKIPFPAVFEPTTAVALEEDHSGGDDTSPEKVTTEQATPEKKNNCNNKSLNNSNDSKPETGDKEEATSTDQIESDETNQQTTADGKTLKKPTKILPCPRCKSMDTKFCYYNNYNINQPRHFCKACQRYWTAGGTMRNVPVGAGRRKHKSSSSQYRHITVSEALQAARLDPGLQANTRVLSFGLQAPHQQHAAPMTPVMKLQGDQKVSNGARNARVENGDDCSSGSSVTTSVDETRAQSCRVVEPQVNNNNMNGYACIPGVPWPYTWNPAMPPPGFYPPPGYPMPFYPYWTIPMAPPNQSSSPMSQKGSSPNSPTLGKHYRDEDSSTERKQRNGCVIVPKTLRIDDPNEAAKSSIWTTLGIKNEGSTLGSKGGGMFKGFDQKTNKSNKDQTNNSHVLSANPAALSRSLNFQERV, encoded by the exons atgatgaTGGAAAGTAGAGATCCAGCTATTAAGCTCTTCGGTATGAAAATCCCTTTTCCGGCTGTTTTTGAACCGACGACGGTGGTGGCTCTAGAAGAGGATTACAGCGGCGGAGATGATACATCACCAGAGAAG GTAACTACAGAGCAAGCCACTCCAGAGAAGAACAATAACTGTAACAACAAGAGTCTTAGCAATTCGAATGATTCCAAACCAGAAACAGGGGACAAAGAGGAGGCGACATCAACTGATCAGATAGAGAGCGATGAGACCAATCAGCAGACAACAGCAGACGGCAAAACCCTGAAGAAACCAACCAAGATTCTTCCCTGTCCCAGATGCAAAAGCATGGACACCAAGTTCTGCTATTACAACAACTACAACATCAACCAGCCTCGCCATTTCTGCAAGGCCTGTCAGAGATACTGGACAGCCGGAGGCACCATGAGGAATGTGCCCGTCGGTGCAGGACGCCGCAAGCACAAAAGCTCTTCCTCCCACTACCGTCACATCACCATCTCCGAGGCTCTCCAGGGTGCAAGGCTCGATCCGGGCTTACAGGCGAACACACGAGTGCTGAGCTTTGGTTTACAAGCTCCTCATCAGCAGCACGCTGCTCCCATGACCCCCGTGATGAAACTACAAGGAGACCAGAAGGTTTCAAACGGAGCTAGAAACGGGATAGCAGCTCGGGTTGAGAATGGAGATGACTGCTCGAGTGGTTCCTCTGTGACTACCTCAGTGGATGAAACAAGAGCACAAAGCTGCAGAGTTGTTGAACCACAagtgaacaacaacaacatgaatGGTTATGCTTGCATCCCGGGTGTTCCATGGCCATACACGTGGAATCCAGCGATGCCTCCGCCAGGTTTTTACCCTCCTCCAGGGTATCCAATGCCCTTTTATCCTTACTGGACCATCCCAATGGCACCCCCGAATCAATCCTCATCACCTATGAGTCAAAAGGGCTCAACTCCAAACTCTCCCACTCTCGGAAAGCACTCCAGAGACGAGGATTCTTCAACAGAGCGGAAGCAGAGGAACGGGTGCGTTATAGTCCCGAAAACGTTGAGAATAGACGATCCCAACGAAGCAGCAAAGAGCTCTATATGGACAACATTGGGAATCAAGAACGAAGGTTCAACATTGGGAAGCAAAGGCCGTATGTTCAATGGGTTTGATCAGAAGACGAACAAGGATCAAACCAATAACTCTCATGTTCTTTCTGCTAACCCTGCTGCTCTATCGAGATCACTCAATTTCCAAGAACGGGTTTAA
- the LOC106451173 gene encoding uncharacterized protein LOC106451173, whose amino-acid sequence MDWPTTLISRRICNLLIFFVHKNSSLDLDNQHSAMKHGGKDHHRRRNRGALSSSSSSPPKTRPSGSPSRTSGGKVATSATLLDREETGLFPGSGYDDPNPEPRSFPYSVKQQCWEKAEKIKGRDPERWRRDPLGNIVFRKLVGCPGCLCHDYDHIVPYSKGGKSTLDNCEVLQAKVNRSKGNKTDISRAELIQRSSYCRVAGRDMDLIELTAYGNVQRAPESSGCRMQ is encoded by the exons ATGGATTGGCCTACGACACTCATCTCACGAAGAATCTGTAATCTTTTGATTTTCTTCGTCCACAAAAACTCCTCCTTGGATTTGGATAATCAACACTCGGCGATGAAACACGGCGGCAAAGACCACCACAGACGCCGAAACCGAGGAGCcttatcctcttcttcttcttccccgcCAAAGACCCGACCTTCAGGGTCACCCAGCCGGACTTCCGGCGGAAAGGTTGCGACTTCGGCCACTTTACTCGACCGCGAGGAGACGGGTCTCTTTCCCGGGTCGGGTTACGATGACCCGAATCCGGAGCCGAGGAGCTTCCCTTACAGCGTGAAGCAGCAATGCTGGGAGAAAGCAGAGAAGATTAAAGGCAGAGACCCTGAGCGTTGGAGGAGAGATCCTTTAGGGAACATTGTGTTTAGGAAGCTCGTGGGTTGTCCTGGATGCTTGTGTCATGATTATGACCACATTGTTCCTTACTCCAAG GGTGGCAAGAGCACTCTAGACAACTGTGAGGTTCTGCAG GCAAAGGTAAACCGATCAAAGGGAAATAAAACCGATATTTCTAGAGCCGAGCTTATCCAGAGGAGTTCCTACTGCCGAGTTGCTG GACGGGATATGGATCTCATTGAGCTAACAGCTTATGGGAATGTACAACGTGCGCCTGAGTCCAGTGGATGCAGGATGCAATGA